In the genome of Halapricum salinum, one region contains:
- a CDS encoding phage tail protein — protein MELDGITIGGFQRVEIPSKRTEQIEYREGNDPAHHKRLWGKNSYDDLIMERGAKKENGDLYKWRKEVDEGKLDKARKSVAVILQDETGESHLRWEFTNAWPKEYQPPTLQSNTGAGQGNIATETYIVTFDEMTRKDV, from the coding sequence GTGGAACTCGACGGGATCACCATCGGTGGGTTCCAGCGCGTCGAGATTCCCTCGAAGCGGACCGAACAGATCGAGTACCGAGAGGGGAACGACCCGGCCCATCACAAGCGTCTGTGGGGAAAAAACTCCTACGACGACCTGATCATGGAGCGCGGGGCGAAAAAGGAGAACGGCGACCTCTACAAGTGGCGCAAGGAGGTCGACGAGGGGAAACTCGACAAGGCACGCAAGAGCGTCGCCGTCATCCTGCAGGACGAGACCGGCGAGTCCCACCTCCGCTGGGAGTTCACCAACGCCTGGCCAAAGGAGTACCAGCCGCCGACGCTGCAGTCGAACACCGGCGCCGGGCAGGGCAACATCGCGACGGAGACGTACATCGTCACCTTCGACGAGATGACGCGAAAGGACGTATGA
- a CDS encoding DUF2150 family protein yields MSTPPGEYYTEERWQNWIDRIEEEDIDPEDEDSARLLLNLQDDTAIAVAKIITDYDDSELEEETALDELADIRETVLSEIDIDDEEKLMLIDGVQTSLVCVFYAAEEYIVGGVAEEGTVSEYIEAASEAEAEEDLDAALGYCAQAGTRIIDGEELDRDAAEDLEFGLVAEWVNGLDSLQTALSDPEVVEEDDE; encoded by the coding sequence ATGAGCACACCGCCGGGGGAATACTACACCGAGGAACGCTGGCAGAACTGGATCGACCGGATCGAGGAAGAAGACATCGATCCCGAAGACGAGGATTCGGCGCGCCTGCTGTTGAATCTGCAGGACGACACCGCCATCGCCGTCGCGAAGATCATCACCGATTACGACGACAGCGAACTCGAGGAGGAGACCGCGCTCGACGAGCTGGCGGACATCCGCGAGACGGTCCTTTCGGAGATCGACATCGACGACGAGGAGAAACTGATGTTGATCGACGGCGTCCAGACGTCGCTGGTCTGTGTCTTCTATGCGGCCGAGGAGTACATCGTCGGCGGAGTCGCCGAAGAGGGAACGGTCAGCGAATATATCGAGGCCGCGAGCGAGGCCGAAGCCGAGGAGGATCTGGACGCGGCGCTTGGTTACTGTGCCCAGGCCGGGACGCGGATTATCGACGGCGAGGAACTCGACCGCGACGCCGCCGAGGATCTGGAGTTCGGGCTGGTCGCCGAGTGGGTCAACGGACTCGACAGCTTGCAGACGGCTCTGAGCGATCCGGAAGTCGTCGAAGAGGACGACGAGTAG
- a CDS encoding phage tail sheath family protein — protein sequence MPEYQSPGVYVEEVDNGTKAVEGVSTSTAGFLGETERGPVEPRLVTSFSEFKRLYGSSPETSDLDVAVDGFFKNGGGRCYVGRVTAAEPEDRAGATLTDENGDPVVEVTANGPGEWAESVAIVVDDGPMYEEGHNEYFRVRVRYWACDIENVDEPASEQPDPVPAVEEEYEDMTPDRESSQYYEKQTPTSVLIDLERAGDGRPAEGLTWLSTDTSSSAASDGGLIDAENQVVIPEELDEQSYNDLQDMAEPFEIDRSQAKDELVEDLEAIRDGEVEVDVEVVDPTQKERADVDDGEVSLSDFRGIAKPGMRTGLEAFKELDEISIVCVPDENDIRGLTDAVVTHCENMGERFAILQTPQTPGPVSEMETPVDSSYAAYYGPWLRIKDPYTNNEKLVPPGGHVAGIFARSDVEHGVHKAPANETVRGVLELQYDYTKGEQDVLNPKGINLIRSFQGRGIRVWGARTCSSDPSWKYVNVRRLFLYIEQSIDEGTQWVVFEPNDVDTWARVRQTVENFLTTVWREGGLQGTSADEAFYVKCGEETMTQDDIDNGRLIVEIGIAPVKPAEFVVFRIGQWTGDS from the coding sequence ATGCCAGAATATCAGTCACCAGGCGTATACGTAGAAGAGGTAGACAATGGAACAAAGGCTGTCGAGGGGGTGAGCACGAGTACGGCCGGATTCCTCGGCGAGACCGAGCGCGGGCCCGTCGAGCCCCGGCTGGTCACGAGCTTCTCTGAGTTCAAGCGTCTCTACGGATCGAGTCCGGAGACGTCCGATCTGGACGTCGCCGTCGACGGATTCTTCAAGAACGGTGGGGGCCGTTGTTACGTGGGTCGTGTCACTGCTGCCGAGCCCGAAGACCGGGCGGGGGCGACGCTGACCGACGAGAACGGCGATCCAGTGGTCGAGGTGACCGCGAACGGGCCCGGCGAGTGGGCTGAGTCGGTCGCGATCGTCGTCGACGACGGGCCGATGTACGAAGAGGGTCACAACGAGTACTTCCGGGTTCGGGTCCGCTACTGGGCCTGCGACATCGAGAACGTCGACGAACCGGCGAGCGAGCAGCCCGATCCAGTGCCGGCCGTCGAAGAGGAGTACGAGGACATGACGCCCGACCGGGAGTCCAGTCAGTACTACGAGAAACAGACGCCGACCTCGGTCCTGATCGATCTCGAACGCGCGGGCGACGGTCGCCCGGCGGAGGGGCTGACGTGGCTCAGCACGGACACGTCGAGTTCGGCCGCCTCGGACGGTGGGCTCATCGACGCCGAGAATCAGGTCGTCATCCCAGAAGAGCTGGACGAGCAGAGTTACAACGACCTGCAGGATATGGCCGAGCCGTTCGAGATCGACCGGAGCCAGGCCAAAGACGAGCTGGTCGAGGATCTCGAAGCGATCCGCGACGGCGAGGTCGAGGTCGACGTCGAGGTCGTCGATCCGACCCAGAAAGAGCGCGCGGACGTCGACGACGGCGAGGTATCCCTCAGTGACTTCCGTGGGATCGCCAAGCCCGGCATGCGCACGGGCCTGGAGGCGTTCAAGGAACTGGACGAGATCTCGATCGTCTGTGTGCCCGACGAGAACGACATCCGCGGGCTGACCGACGCGGTCGTCACCCACTGTGAGAACATGGGCGAGCGTTTCGCCATCCTCCAGACGCCCCAGACGCCGGGGCCGGTCTCGGAGATGGAGACGCCGGTCGATTCGTCGTATGCTGCGTACTACGGACCGTGGCTCCGAATCAAGGACCCGTACACGAACAACGAGAAGCTCGTCCCGCCGGGCGGCCACGTCGCGGGGATCTTCGCACGCAGCGACGTCGAACACGGCGTTCACAAGGCGCCCGCGAACGAGACGGTTCGTGGCGTCCTCGAACTGCAGTACGACTACACCAAGGGCGAGCAGGACGTCCTCAACCCCAAAGGAATCAACCTGATTCGGAGCTTCCAGGGTCGCGGGATCCGTGTGTGGGGTGCACGCACCTGCAGTAGCGATCCGTCCTGGAAGTACGTCAACGTCCGGCGGTTGTTCCTGTACATCGAGCAGTCGATCGACGAGGGGACCCAGTGGGTCGTCTTCGAGCCCAACGACGTCGACACGTGGGCGCGCGTCCGCCAGACGGTCGAGAACTTCTTGACGACGGTCTGGCGCGAGGGCGGTCTCCAGGGTACCTCGGCCGACGAGGCGTTCTACGTCAAGTGCGGCGAGGAGACGATGACCCAGGACGACATCGACAACGGGCGATTGATCGTCGAGATCGGAATCGCGCCGGTCAAGCCCGCCGAGTTCGTCGTCTTCCGGATCGGCCAGTGGACGGGCGACTCGTAG
- the artA gene encoding archaeosortase A produces the protein MTLIRPVSAMDLVFLASVAALSVSVLARRLDYAEFARACAVVGWSAFASFWAVTAAAYLGDSRYVLGSVSLVTAALSGYGIRLSADRIEPHASLTTVFTVMGLLFVPYQFLDPVFMLVVQTVTTHTAVLLSTLGFEPVIVAGSAGPATAIIFESHPWIVYNIVSACTGFGAIALFAGLFAIGGRSLRARIRGAVGVGALIYALNLLRTVVVGGSIPSEVFAGTKVLVTPLFGVDRPALVSFYFAEYVFAQTLVVLVLLGVYLLVVRRFPDIQTRVDALLSAARTDADALLTRLDDA, from the coding sequence GTGACACTGATACGCCCGGTTTCGGCGATGGATCTCGTCTTTCTCGCCAGCGTGGCAGCGCTGTCGGTGTCGGTGCTGGCCCGTCGGTTGGACTACGCCGAGTTCGCGCGGGCGTGTGCCGTCGTCGGCTGGTCGGCCTTCGCAAGCTTCTGGGCGGTCACGGCCGCCGCGTACCTCGGGGACAGTCGCTACGTCCTCGGGTCGGTCAGCCTCGTCACCGCCGCCCTCTCGGGCTACGGTATCCGACTCTCGGCCGACCGAATCGAGCCACACGCCAGCCTGACGACCGTCTTCACGGTCATGGGGTTGCTGTTCGTCCCCTACCAGTTTCTCGACCCCGTCTTCATGCTCGTCGTCCAGACGGTCACGACCCACACCGCCGTCCTGCTCTCGACGCTCGGGTTCGAGCCGGTGATCGTCGCGGGGTCGGCGGGCCCAGCGACTGCGATCATCTTCGAGAGTCATCCCTGGATCGTCTACAACATCGTCTCGGCGTGTACGGGCTTCGGCGCGATCGCGCTGTTCGCTGGCCTGTTCGCTATCGGCGGCCGGTCACTGAGAGCGCGAATACGGGGCGCGGTCGGCGTCGGCGCACTGATCTACGCGCTGAACCTCCTGCGGACGGTCGTCGTCGGCGGGTCGATCCCCAGCGAGGTCTTCGCCGGGACGAAGGTGCTGGTCACACCCCTGTTCGGCGTCGATCGACCGGCGCTAGTCTCGTTTTACTTCGCCGAGTACGTCTTCGCCCAGACACTCGTCGTCCTCGTCCTGCTGGGGGTGTACCTGCTGGTTGTCCGCCGATTCCCAGATATCCAGACGCGCGTCGACGCGTTGCTCTCGGCGGCCCGGACGGACGCCGACGCCCTGCTCACTCGCCTCGACGACGCCTGA
- a CDS encoding ThuA domain-containing protein: MSTVTVWNEYVHEKEDEQVAELYPDGIHEHVASVLAEAGHDTHTATLQEPEHGLTEDVLEETDVLFWWGHIAHDEVQDEIAERVARHVREGMGLVVLHSGHHSKPFRKLLGMPADLTYREAEERERVHVIDPGHPITNGLPETFVVPEAEMYGEPFTVPEPDRLVFVSWFEGGEVFRSGCCYRRGNGKIFYFRPGHETYPVYHQDEIQTVLRNAAEWAAPVEGSPYPTECRNVGEPAEEIDGYDP, from the coding sequence ATGTCCACTGTTACTGTCTGGAACGAGTACGTCCACGAGAAAGAAGACGAGCAGGTCGCCGAGTTGTACCCCGACGGTATTCACGAACACGTCGCCAGCGTGCTGGCCGAGGCGGGCCACGACACTCACACGGCGACCCTACAGGAACCGGAACACGGTCTGACCGAGGACGTCCTTGAAGAGACGGATGTCCTGTTCTGGTGGGGCCACATCGCCCACGACGAGGTCCAGGACGAGATCGCCGAGCGCGTCGCTCGGCACGTCCGCGAGGGAATGGGTCTCGTGGTGCTGCACTCGGGTCATCACTCGAAACCGTTCCGAAAGCTCCTGGGCATGCCCGCCGACCTCACCTATCGGGAGGCCGAAGAGCGCGAACGCGTGCACGTGATCGATCCCGGCCACCCCATCACGAACGGCCTGCCCGAGACCTTCGTCGTGCCCGAAGCCGAGATGTACGGTGAGCCCTTCACCGTGCCCGAGCCCGATCGACTCGTGTTCGTCTCCTGGTTCGAGGGCGGCGAGGTGTTCCGCTCGGGGTGTTGTTACCGCCGTGGGAACGGGAAGATCTTCTACTTCCGGCCTGGACACGAAACGTACCCAGTCTACCATCAGGACGAGATTCAGACCGTGCTGCGGAACGCTGCCGAGTGGGCCGCGCCTGTGGAGGGGAGTCCGTATCCGACAGAGTGTCGGAACGTGGGTGAGCCCGCCGAGGAGATCGACGGCTACGATCCCTAG
- a CDS encoding DUF6760 family protein, whose product MTRLYDPDRLYEEVAFVAYHFGWDHETVLTMPHWERQQWCERISSINEKRNSETGSGGMNRGPGGGIELRNPQP is encoded by the coding sequence GTGACCCGGCTGTACGATCCCGACCGTCTCTACGAGGAGGTGGCGTTCGTCGCCTACCACTTCGGCTGGGATCACGAGACGGTGTTGACGATGCCACACTGGGAACGCCAGCAGTGGTGTGAACGGATCAGCAGCATCAACGAGAAACGAAACAGCGAGACCGGCAGTGGTGGCATGAATCGCGGTCCCGGTGGCGGGATCGAACTGCGGAATCCACAGCCGTAA
- a CDS encoding beta strand repeat-containing protein yields the protein MQLRDDRRGQAIQIGAVLLLGAVVLTFSVYQATVVPQQNSEIEFKHSQTVQDQLSDVRNAIVSTGQIGDGRSVSVTLGTNYPSRTIALNPPPPVGSLGTVGSTNESVNVTVANAEASGETGDFWTGANRSYNTGALVYRPGYNEYQGAPVTWYENSVLFNQFRSANLTVSDQRLLDGDRISLVTLNGSYYASQSESVSLDLRGVSTSSRTVSVTNATADSNVTITLPTRLTRSDWLELLDGEDHVANVTTTAIPDAEYDLVHVVLERDVTYELQVTRVGIGTEVVRPEPRYLTSRSGSTPTVPEGGQVDFTVEVRDALDNPNSDVRVIAGTRWDNSSVSPTNTTSDGDGTVTLTYQSPPNISNAPQRTDYVQVSLNTSLSSAVNSSTFNGSTAVNVTLPVRVDNSDGSGLAGDSEAFDVYWTDPTQSGVTCQQANDPDSVCTVNASETTSVTLTSDTGPTADRAQIEYAVNNRTVGSVTPSSDTTDGNGQASTVFTPKANGTVTVYASGGGSGDRLELVVENVTTGGGGFEFVRATSMPAYGVSQEQNVTLVPSSDIPASESVYVNLSDPQQTGPTQVDYNGPNAVLVRDGGGAATIGNTNTWNNEDNAIVRVDFSANLTAGTPIELRLTGIGVGKPGVQTDPYDVVINRTDAASTNASFVVAPDAGTSRLSSVSATNLTADSSGQAQTVSFTPQTRLPAGEVVVVELSDPQSAVDYSNAGRSFASGSDVTTGSLSFEQQTVTNTTLVYTAPSGGVSAGDTVAIDLTSVSTASGSTGSYTVAFSRGDADVRGATYDVVTPPGFAVTIDSTNSPVTEGETVQVDATIDNTGNAGDTQTIELYYDDTGDGTANTLADSQQVTLAPGASQSTTLQWTTATGDAGDVAVRVASADNADTSTVTVQQTLQPDAVQRSNTVLEFTFDNTGSQQVTIEQFAVDATAITPGNTINNGNSLEVEIRGGQQDGEAGRNSNPKDFLADGTRYDLQTDSNGNTAGQYAVLNSGDRPTVDMRAFAQRLDNGGTNPLQFTNSAADADVVVTFVLSDGTEQVFYLEQQ from the coding sequence ATGCAGCTACGGGACGACCGTCGCGGGCAGGCGATCCAGATCGGAGCCGTGCTGTTGCTCGGCGCGGTAGTGCTGACGTTTTCGGTCTACCAGGCGACGGTCGTCCCCCAACAGAACAGCGAGATCGAGTTCAAACACAGTCAGACCGTCCAGGACCAGCTGTCCGACGTGCGCAACGCGATCGTCTCGACCGGTCAGATCGGTGACGGGCGGTCGGTGTCGGTGACGCTGGGGACCAACTACCCCTCACGGACCATCGCGCTGAATCCGCCGCCGCCAGTGGGATCGCTGGGGACGGTCGGCTCGACGAACGAGTCGGTCAACGTGACGGTCGCCAACGCGGAGGCGAGCGGCGAGACAGGCGATTTCTGGACTGGCGCGAATCGATCCTACAACACGGGTGCGCTCGTCTACCGCCCGGGGTACAATGAGTATCAGGGCGCGCCAGTAACGTGGTACGAGAACTCGGTATTGTTCAATCAGTTCCGGAGTGCGAACCTGACGGTGTCCGACCAGCGGTTGCTCGACGGGGATCGGATCTCGCTGGTGACGCTGAACGGGAGTTACTACGCGAGTCAATCCGAGAGCGTGTCACTGGACCTTCGCGGGGTCAGCACGTCGAGTCGGACGGTGTCGGTCACGAACGCGACGGCGGATTCGAACGTGACGATCACGCTGCCGACGCGGCTGACCCGGAGTGACTGGCTCGAATTACTCGACGGCGAGGACCACGTCGCGAACGTGACGACGACGGCGATTCCCGACGCGGAGTACGACCTGGTCCACGTCGTGCTCGAACGGGACGTGACCTACGAACTGCAGGTGACGCGCGTCGGGATCGGGACGGAGGTCGTCCGACCCGAACCACGATATCTGACGAGCCGTTCGGGGTCGACACCGACTGTTCCCGAGGGCGGGCAAGTCGACTTCACGGTCGAAGTCCGGGACGCGCTGGACAATCCGAACTCGGACGTTCGGGTGATCGCCGGGACGCGCTGGGACAACTCCTCGGTGTCGCCGACCAACACTACCAGCGACGGCGACGGGACGGTGACGCTGACGTATCAGTCTCCGCCGAATATCTCGAACGCCCCACAGCGAACCGACTACGTGCAGGTGAGCCTCAACACCTCTCTTTCGAGTGCCGTCAACAGTTCGACGTTCAACGGCTCGACGGCGGTCAACGTCACCCTGCCGGTGCGCGTCGACAACAGCGACGGGAGCGGGCTGGCCGGCGATAGCGAGGCCTTCGACGTCTACTGGACGGATCCGACACAGTCGGGTGTGACCTGCCAGCAAGCCAACGATCCCGACAGCGTCTGTACCGTCAACGCCAGCGAGACGACGAGCGTCACCCTGACCAGCGACACGGGGCCGACTGCCGACAGAGCGCAGATCGAGTACGCAGTCAACAACCGGACCGTGGGATCGGTGACGCCGAGTTCCGACACGACCGACGGGAACGGGCAGGCGTCGACGGTCTTCACGCCGAAAGCAAACGGGACCGTGACCGTCTACGCCAGCGGTGGCGGTAGCGGCGACCGGTTGGAGTTGGTGGTCGAGAACGTCACGACTGGCGGTGGCGGCTTCGAGTTCGTCCGTGCGACGTCGATGCCGGCCTACGGCGTCAGCCAGGAGCAGAACGTCACGCTCGTCCCGAGTTCGGACATCCCCGCGAGCGAGTCGGTGTACGTCAACCTCAGCGACCCACAGCAGACCGGGCCGACGCAGGTCGACTACAACGGACCGAACGCCGTCCTCGTTCGTGACGGCGGCGGCGCGGCGACGATCGGGAACACCAATACCTGGAACAACGAGGACAACGCGATAGTTCGCGTCGATTTCAGTGCGAACCTGACCGCCGGCACACCGATCGAACTCAGGCTCACGGGGATCGGTGTCGGCAAGCCGGGCGTCCAGACTGATCCCTACGATGTCGTGATCAACCGGACCGACGCGGCCTCGACGAACGCTTCGTTCGTCGTCGCGCCGGACGCCGGAACCTCGCGGCTGTCGAGCGTCTCCGCGACGAACCTGACGGCCGACAGTAGCGGCCAGGCCCAGACGGTCTCGTTCACGCCACAGACGCGCTTGCCGGCCGGCGAGGTCGTCGTCGTCGAATTGTCCGATCCTCAATCGGCAGTCGATTACTCGAACGCCGGCAGGTCGTTCGCGTCCGGGAGCGACGTGACCACGGGATCGCTGTCGTTCGAACAGCAGACGGTGACGAACACGACGCTGGTCTACACGGCTCCGTCGGGTGGTGTCAGTGCCGGCGACACCGTGGCGATCGATCTCACGAGCGTCTCGACGGCCAGCGGTTCGACGGGGAGCTACACCGTCGCGTTCAGTCGTGGCGACGCGGACGTGCGCGGGGCGACGTACGACGTAGTTACGCCACCCGGATTCGCGGTGACGATCGATAGCACCAACAGTCCCGTCACTGAGGGAGAGACTGTCCAGGTGGACGCGACGATCGACAACACTGGTAACGCCGGAGACACCCAGACCATCGAGTTGTACTACGACGACACCGGTGACGGGACTGCGAACACGCTGGCTGACAGCCAGCAGGTGACGCTCGCCCCCGGGGCTTCTCAGTCGACAACACTCCAATGGACGACGGCGACTGGCGACGCGGGTGACGTCGCCGTTCGTGTCGCGAGCGCCGACAACGCCGACACGTCGACGGTCACGGTCCAGCAGACCCTCCAGCCCGACGCCGTCCAGCGAAGCAACACCGTCCTCGAGTTCACGTTCGACAACACCGGCTCCCAGCAGGTGACGATCGAGCAGTTCGCCGTCGACGCGACGGCGATCACTCCCGGAAATACCATCAACAACGGCAACTCCCTGGAAGTCGAGATCCGCGGCGGGCAACAGGACGGCGAGGCCGGCCGGAACTCCAACCCCAAGGACTTCCTGGCCGACGGGACGCGATACGATCTCCAGACCGACAGCAACGGAAATACCGCGGGGCAGTACGCCGTTCTCAATTCGGGCGATCGACCGACGGTGGACATGCGTGCCTTCGCCCAGCGCCTTGACAACGGTGGCACCAATCCATTGCAGTTCACGAACTCGGCGGCTGACGCCGACGTCGTCGTGACGTTCGTGCTGAGTGACGGGACCGAGCAGGTGTTTTACCTCGAACAGCAATGA
- a CDS encoding phage tail protein: MSPNPGDPYASQESPYADYNFLVELNGSTVAGFRDVSGVNMELQTVEYQEGGVNDHVHQLPGQFAHANVALQRGLSKDTTFWEWVQTVMSGTLEKRTVVVKMKSDFQGDSLWGWEFANAYPVKWSGPDLTTGQNGMAIETVELAYERFRKISGMPE, encoded by the coding sequence ATGTCACCGAATCCAGGCGATCCGTACGCCAGCCAGGAGAGTCCGTACGCCGATTACAACTTCCTGGTGGAGTTGAACGGCTCGACAGTCGCGGGCTTTCGCGACGTCTCGGGTGTGAACATGGAGTTGCAGACCGTCGAGTACCAGGAGGGTGGCGTCAACGATCACGTCCACCAGCTTCCGGGACAGTTCGCCCACGCGAACGTCGCCTTGCAGCGCGGCCTGAGCAAGGACACGACGTTCTGGGAGTGGGTCCAGACGGTGATGAGCGGCACGCTGGAAAAGCGAACCGTCGTGGTCAAGATGAAATCCGACTTTCAGGGCGACAGCCTCTGGGGGTGGGAGTTCGCCAACGCCTATCCGGTGAAGTGGAGCGGCCCGGATCTGACGACCGGTCAGAACGGCATGGCGATCGAGACGGTCGAGTTGGCCTACGAGCGCTTTCGGAAGATATCCGGCATGCCCGAGTAG
- a CDS encoding PKD domain-containing protein, whose translation MTCHSLEPGPSDRAQSEVVGVTLLVGVFALFAIIVGVVVIGSVSDQADDGPLVEINVSATYTDLVLVHEGGDNLDASAVTVIVRQDGEEWRYGLDSFAEISGTDPSQFAGGERWNRSHDLAVDQARLSITHGPSNTVLYDERLAVPPETNERPTARFDYAPSKPGTGEQVTFDASASSDPDGTVANYTWTFGDGTTTETADPVVNHTYLSPGEYEARVRVTDDDGATRTKTKTLLVNSPPSAAVTVDCTEQDCTFNAGGSTDDGAIANYTWDFGDGTTTETTDPVVEHTYPDGGSYDLTLTVTDEFGATDTATSTIEINDPPTAAFTYTPDQPQAGEQIIFDASASSDPNGAIASYEWDFDGDGATDATGETVTHIYSDGGQYTATLTVTDDDGVTTATSETLTVYAPPVATFTTTRDGNEVIVNASDSFDPDGGNLTYRWYTDGLFGPVFLEETTDPVTRFDIVGENGQSTIELEVEDDDGQTETTTQTVDYQVEVSSPGFGAAVVVVAVLVGGWLRRRRGE comes from the coding sequence ATGACTTGCCACTCTCTGGAACCGGGACCGTCCGACCGCGCCCAGTCCGAAGTGGTGGGTGTCACCTTGCTCGTGGGCGTGTTCGCCCTGTTTGCGATCATCGTCGGCGTCGTCGTCATCGGGAGCGTCAGCGACCAGGCCGACGACGGGCCGTTAGTCGAGATCAACGTCTCGGCGACCTACACCGATCTCGTGCTGGTCCACGAAGGCGGCGACAATCTCGACGCGAGCGCGGTGACGGTGATCGTCCGCCAGGACGGCGAGGAGTGGCGCTACGGTCTCGACTCGTTCGCCGAGATCAGCGGGACCGATCCGTCACAGTTCGCCGGTGGGGAACGCTGGAACCGGAGTCACGACCTCGCGGTCGATCAGGCACGACTCTCGATCACCCACGGGCCCTCGAACACCGTCCTCTACGACGAACGGCTGGCGGTCCCGCCCGAGACGAACGAGCGACCGACGGCCCGCTTCGACTATGCGCCCTCGAAACCGGGAACGGGCGAGCAGGTCACCTTCGACGCGAGCGCGTCGAGCGATCCCGATGGTACGGTCGCGAACTACACCTGGACGTTCGGTGACGGGACCACGACCGAAACGGCCGATCCCGTGGTGAATCACACCTACCTCTCGCCCGGGGAGTACGAGGCGCGGGTGCGCGTGACCGACGACGACGGCGCGACCCGGACGAAAACGAAGACGCTGCTGGTCAACAGTCCGCCGAGCGCAGCCGTGACGGTCGACTGTACCGAGCAGGACTGTACGTTCAACGCGGGCGGGTCGACCGACGACGGGGCGATCGCCAACTACACCTGGGACTTCGGTGACGGGACGACGACCGAGACGACCGATCCCGTGGTCGAGCACACCTATCCCGACGGTGGGAGCTACGACCTCACGCTGACGGTCACCGACGAGTTCGGGGCGACGGATACGGCCACTTCGACTATCGAGATCAACGACCCGCCGACGGCGGCGTTCACGTACACGCCCGACCAGCCACAGGCGGGCGAACAGATCATCTTCGACGCCAGCGCGTCGAGCGACCCCAACGGCGCGATCGCCAGTTATGAGTGGGACTTCGACGGCGACGGCGCGACCGACGCAACCGGCGAGACCGTCACCCACATCTACAGCGACGGCGGGCAGTACACGGCCACGCTGACCGTGACCGACGACGACGGCGTGACGACTGCGACGAGCGAGACGCTGACCGTCTACGCGCCGCCGGTGGCGACGTTCACGACGACTCGCGACGGGAACGAGGTGATCGTCAACGCCAGTGACTCGTTCGATCCCGACGGTGGAAACCTGACTTATCGCTGGTACACCGACGGTCTGTTCGGCCCGGTCTTCCTCGAGGAGACGACCGATCCGGTAACGAGATTCGACATCGTCGGTGAGAACGGCCAGTCGACGATCGAACTCGAAGTCGAAGACGACGACGGACAGACCGAGACGACCACGCAGACGGTCGACTATCAGGTCGAGGTGTCGAGTCCCGGCTTCGGAGCGGCGGTCGTGGTCGTGGCCGTCCTGGTCGGCGGCTGGCTCAGGCGTCGTCGAGGCGAGTGA
- a CDS encoding TatD family hydrolase produces MNIEETPVLDNHLHLDPVNGRNTEAAEAFASMGGTHLLVLNKPSWNLVEVATDQEIFREGFDLTVDAVDDASEVLDGRAWPVLGVHPALISKLVEGGYTPAEARDIMQAGLDVAAEYVASGPALAIKSGRPHYDVEEAVWEASNEVMRYAFDLAGEVGCAVQLHTEGGEDFEEVAEWAESEGLPCEQVVKHYSGGRLRGPIKSVLADKDELEIAVAEDEPFLMETDFIDDLDRPGAVLGPKTVPKRVRWMLEQGWDEAVRTAHVETPARVYGIDTEATLARN; encoded by the coding sequence ATGAACATCGAGGAGACGCCGGTGCTGGACAATCATCTGCATCTCGATCCGGTCAACGGGCGCAACACCGAAGCGGCCGAGGCGTTCGCGTCGATGGGCGGGACGCACTTGTTGGTGCTGAACAAGCCGTCCTGGAATCTCGTGGAGGTCGCGACTGACCAGGAGATATTCAGAGAGGGGTTCGATCTGACAGTCGACGCAGTCGACGACGCGAGCGAGGTGCTTGACGGTCGGGCGTGGCCGGTGCTTGGCGTCCATCCCGCTCTGATCTCGAAGTTGGTCGAGGGGGGGTATACACCTGCGGAGGCACGCGACATCATGCAAGCGGGGTTAGACGTGGCGGCCGAGTACGTCGCGTCGGGGCCGGCGCTGGCGATCAAGTCGGGGCGGCCCCACTATGACGTCGAGGAGGCGGTGTGGGAGGCCTCGAACGAGGTCATGCGCTACGCGTTCGACCTGGCCGGAGAGGTCGGGTGTGCCGTCCAGTTGCACACCGAGGGCGGCGAGGACTTCGAGGAAGTCGCCGAGTGGGCCGAGAGCGAAGGACTGCCGTGCGAGCAGGTAGTCAAGCACTACTCCGGGGGCCGTCTTCGAGGCCCGATCAAGAGCGTGCTCGCGGACAAGGACGAACTGGAGATTGCCGTCGCGGAGGACGAGCCGTTCCTGATGGAGACCGACTTCATCGACGATCTCGATCGGCCCGGTGCGGTGCTGGGTCCGAAGACCGTCCCCAAGCGCGTGCGTTGGATGCTCGAACAGGGCTGGGACGAGGCGGTTCGGACCGCGCACGTCGAGACGCCTGCGCGGGTGTATGGAATCGACACCGAGGCGACACTGGCTCGCAATTGA